A part of Limibacillus halophilus genomic DNA contains:
- a CDS encoding pyridoxal phosphate-dependent aminotransferase codes for MRDFEKKNAYFDGLLADPQLKWLGQNTNHVPMHPAVRKAMIEAVETESFHAYAPPAGLEALRKAVVADLGLGGDASALITDGAVGGLFLVCRAFCKPGTNFVTTDPGWKWPMQFARQAGAEVREIPIYSAENAYRLTPAMLEDAVDEKTSIIYIVDPNNPLGICYTEGEIEAFCAIARKVGAIFLHDCTYRDFAYSHTLAARFYPERSVTSYSFSKWLGLAGMRVGALVSSLDIIEFLAELSPTTLGGSMVAQRGALAGLAVKNEWMATVQSIQRRNQQAIADTVAGIDGLSLPVYPSNGNFLVIECADLGIAPEALVHAYQQRGIMIRQGRYHTPRFGDRFIKVSTTVPESWIEEFCALLPEMIETARGVNATDQLF; via the coding sequence ATGAGAGATTTTGAAAAGAAGAACGCGTACTTCGATGGGTTGCTTGCCGATCCTCAACTGAAGTGGCTTGGTCAGAATACCAACCATGTTCCTATGCATCCAGCCGTGCGCAAGGCGATGATCGAAGCGGTGGAAACCGAGAGCTTTCACGCCTATGCGCCTCCGGCCGGCTTGGAAGCGCTCCGCAAAGCCGTGGTGGCCGACCTTGGCCTGGGTGGTGACGCGTCGGCGTTGATCACTGACGGTGCCGTTGGCGGTTTGTTTCTCGTCTGTCGCGCGTTTTGCAAACCAGGAACGAACTTCGTGACCACCGATCCCGGCTGGAAGTGGCCGATGCAATTTGCCAGGCAAGCGGGCGCTGAGGTGCGCGAGATCCCAATCTATAGCGCTGAGAATGCCTATCGGCTAACCCCGGCGATGCTCGAAGACGCTGTCGATGAAAAGACGTCGATCATCTACATCGTCGACCCCAACAACCCACTGGGCATCTGCTATACCGAAGGGGAGATCGAGGCTTTCTGCGCAATCGCGCGCAAGGTTGGCGCAATTTTTCTGCACGACTGCACATACCGCGACTTCGCTTATTCCCACACTCTCGCGGCCCGGTTCTATCCTGAGCGTAGCGTTACGAGCTATAGCTTCTCAAAATGGCTGGGGTTGGCCGGAATGCGGGTCGGCGCTTTGGTTTCCTCCTTGGATATTATTGAATTCCTCGCTGAACTGTCTCCGACCACGCTGGGGGGCAGCATGGTGGCGCAGCGTGGCGCACTTGCCGGCCTTGCAGTGAAGAATGAATGGATGGCGACAGTGCAGTCCATTCAGCGCCGTAATCAGCAAGCAATCGCGGATACGGTAGCGGGTATAGACGGTTTATCCCTACCGGTTTATCCCTCGAACGGAAATTTTCTGGTTATCGAATGCGCCGATCTGGGCATCGCTCCCGAAGCGCTGGTTCATGCCTACCAACAGCGTGGAATCATGATCCGGCAGGGGCGCTATCACACACCGCGTTTTGGCGACCGATTCATCAAGGTTAGCACCACGGTGCCGGAATCTTGGATCGAGGAATTCTGCGCGCTCTTGCCGGAGATGATAGAGACCGCGCGCGGTGTCAACGCTACCGATCAGCTTTTCTGA
- a CDS encoding alpha/beta fold hydrolase yields MSAAVTDDQVKLYYEESGEGSAIVFVHEFGGDHRSWEPQMRFFARRHRCVTFAARGYPPSDVPADFTDYSQKRAVDDIIAVMDAAAIEKAHVVGLSMGGFSALHFGLDHPDRAHSIVVAGAGYGAEKEFEAYFRDVSLDVARQFEVQGSKEFAKTYSLGASRVQFQNKDPRGWRQFAEELGQHSALGSANTMRGVQARRPSIYDLEDRLKVMTVPTLVMVGDEDDHCLQPGIFLKKTVPSSGLFIAPKTGHTLNLEEPELFNRMLSEFLAQVEAGRWGVRDARALPSEIMKTS; encoded by the coding sequence ATGAGTGCCGCCGTAACAGACGATCAGGTCAAGCTTTATTACGAAGAATCCGGCGAAGGCAGCGCCATTGTTTTTGTCCATGAATTCGGTGGCGACCATCGGAGTTGGGAGCCGCAGATGCGATTTTTCGCGCGGCGGCACCGCTGCGTCACCTTCGCCGCCCGTGGCTATCCACCCTCTGACGTGCCTGCCGATTTCACCGATTATTCGCAGAAACGGGCGGTCGATGACATCATCGCCGTGATGGATGCCGCAGCAATCGAGAAGGCACATGTCGTTGGTCTCTCGATGGGTGGCTTTTCGGCTCTTCATTTTGGGTTGGACCACCCGGATCGCGCGCACTCGATTGTTGTCGCGGGTGCTGGATATGGCGCCGAGAAGGAGTTTGAAGCCTATTTTCGCGACGTGTCGCTGGATGTAGCGCGGCAGTTCGAGGTGCAAGGAAGTAAGGAGTTTGCAAAGACCTATTCGCTTGGCGCTTCCCGCGTTCAGTTTCAAAACAAGGACCCGCGCGGCTGGCGGCAGTTTGCCGAGGAACTGGGGCAGCATTCGGCACTGGGCTCGGCGAACACCATGCGCGGCGTACAGGCGCGCAGACCTTCGATCTACGACCTGGAAGATAGGCTAAAGGTGATGACGGTTCCCACGCTTGTTATGGTCGGCGACGAGGACGACCACTGCCTTCAGCCGGGCATTTTTCTGAAGAAGACCGTACCGAGCAGCGGCCTGTTTATAGCGCCAAAAACCGGCCATACCCTCAATCTTGAGGAGCCGGAGCTTTTCAATCGAATGCTGTCGGAGTTCTTGGCGCAAGTGGAGGCGGGCCGGTGGGGTGTTCGCGACGCTCGGGCGCTCCCCTCAGAGATTATGAAAACCTCATGA
- a CDS encoding M20 family metallo-hydrolase, with protein sequence MMIVGPAAFVDEARIWHRLEQLAEFGATPGGGVNRQALSEQDARARLQLAAWAKDLGLSTRSDPAGNIFLVLEGSDPDALPILTGSHIDSQPTGGRFDGAYGVVAGLEAVQAVLEAGQQPRHTIEVVAWMNEEGSRFAPGMMGSAAFAGARGLNDILAVQDDKGISVKTALGSMPGFPEYPLRRSIFAYLEAHIEQGPILEREGLTVGIVTGIQGKHTYRVTVEGEEAHAGTALEAERKDALFAAIDLVQELRHALHDPEDRVRFTIGAFTVRPNAPSVVPSSVVFSIDLRHPEQEVLVACGAKIEELCQERPGPCRIVLEELSRAASLSFPQAMQDRISAAADALGIPSMRLASSAGHDARYLHQIAETGMIFVPCRDGVSHREDEWASPAALADGAKVLADVLYGLALGHPA encoded by the coding sequence ATGATGATTGTAGGTCCAGCCGCTTTTGTGGACGAGGCCCGCATTTGGCACCGTCTCGAACAGCTTGCAGAATTCGGTGCCACGCCCGGTGGCGGCGTCAATCGGCAGGCATTGTCCGAGCAGGATGCGCGCGCGCGCCTACAACTGGCGGCCTGGGCAAAAGATCTGGGGCTCAGCACAAGATCCGATCCGGCAGGAAATATTTTCCTTGTTCTGGAGGGGAGCGATCCCGACGCACTTCCAATCCTGACCGGCTCCCACATTGATAGCCAACCAACAGGTGGAAGGTTTGACGGTGCTTACGGCGTTGTGGCCGGCCTCGAAGCGGTGCAGGCCGTTCTGGAGGCAGGACAACAGCCCAGGCATACCATCGAAGTCGTTGCCTGGATGAACGAGGAAGGTTCACGTTTCGCGCCTGGAATGATGGGCTCCGCAGCCTTTGCCGGCGCGCGCGGCCTCAACGATATTCTGGCCGTTCAAGATGACAAGGGCATCTCCGTGAAGACTGCGCTGGGGTCGATGCCCGGGTTTCCCGAATATCCTTTAAGGCGATCAATTTTCGCCTACCTCGAAGCACATATAGAGCAGGGCCCGATCTTGGAACGGGAGGGACTGACGGTTGGCATCGTGACAGGGATCCAAGGCAAACACACCTACCGGGTGACCGTGGAGGGGGAGGAAGCTCATGCGGGCACGGCTCTTGAAGCTGAACGCAAGGATGCTTTGTTCGCCGCCATCGATCTGGTGCAGGAGCTCCGGCATGCGTTGCACGATCCAGAGGACCGCGTGCGGTTCACCATAGGCGCTTTCACTGTCCGACCGAATGCACCTTCAGTGGTGCCGAGTTCGGTGGTGTTCTCAATCGACCTAAGACATCCAGAACAAGAAGTGCTGGTGGCCTGCGGTGCGAAGATAGAAGAGCTCTGTCAGGAGCGACCGGGGCCTTGCCGCATCGTGCTGGAGGAACTGAGCCGGGCGGCTTCGCTCAGCTTCCCGCAAGCCATGCAAGATCGCATAAGCGCGGCCGCCGATGCTTTGGGTATCCCGTCGATGCGGTTGGCATCAAGCGCGGGACATGACGCCCGCTACCTTCACCAGATCGCCGAAACCGGCATGATTTTTGTGCCTTGCCGAGATGGCGTCAGCCACCGGGAGGATGAATGGGCTTCACCTGCGGCGCTTGCCGATGGCGCCAAGGTTTTGGCGGACGTCTTGTATGGCCTCGCCCTCGGTCATCCGGCCTGA
- a CDS encoding GntR family transcriptional regulator, giving the protein MKTKSATRADDLRHILEQQILSGELAPGVRLDEQTLAVRHNVSRTPVREALRQLASSGLVDMRSRHTPTVASLTLPKLIQMFEVMAELEGLCARLATRRMTSPQRKRLQEIHDRLIVALDNDEPEAFYEINREFHELIYEASESEFLAEQTNQLRNRVGPYRRHVTYRPGRMVATIHEHQLVINAILSGDADGAARAMRDHVNLLGENLTDFIATLPPEVATPSKASQAG; this is encoded by the coding sequence ATGAAAACGAAATCGGCAACAAGAGCGGACGATCTCCGCCATATTCTTGAACAACAGATTCTATCTGGCGAGTTGGCGCCGGGCGTGCGACTCGATGAACAGACGCTTGCGGTTCGACATAATGTCTCCCGCACCCCCGTGCGCGAAGCTCTTCGGCAACTCGCGTCGTCGGGTTTGGTGGATATGCGATCACGTCACACCCCCACGGTCGCATCTTTGACCTTGCCAAAACTGATTCAGATGTTCGAAGTCATGGCTGAACTCGAGGGGCTTTGCGCCCGCCTCGCTACTCGCCGTATGACGAGTCCGCAACGCAAGCGTTTGCAGGAAATTCATGACCGTTTGATCGTGGCCCTCGATAACGACGAGCCCGAAGCATTTTACGAGATCAATCGCGAGTTTCATGAGTTGATCTATGAAGCTTCGGAGAGCGAATTCCTGGCGGAGCAAACCAATCAACTGCGCAACCGTGTCGGCCCCTACAGGCGGCATGTGACGTACCGTCCAGGGCGCATGGTGGCTACAATCCATGAGCACCAATTGGTCATCAACGCGATTCTCTCTGGAGATGCCGACGGTGCGGCCCGTGCTATGCGAGATCATGTCAATCTGCTTGGTGAGAATTTGACTGATTTCATCGCCACTTTGCCCCCGGAAGTCGCAACGCCATCAAAGGCAAGTCAGGCCGGATGA